A window of the Planococcus citri chromosome 4, ihPlaCitr1.1, whole genome shotgun sequence genome harbors these coding sequences:
- the LOC135843014 gene encoding mucin-2-like: MLSLKLLVVIVSTLLLQRCSSDQSLSTLKTSSGRSAYLDAESKSSNTEITPDSFSHSDSSLAVSQSESSQSDSSIVNTSDGISLQDSNSYSSNNSVSGSNSNIVATDGFISQSESNFESSSSTTAESDTSVTATPNGTVMASTTSSSTSSTSSSATTSRSVSGQFLDTGEADISFQDEDFPLFDSSHEMPSLDSIPDFPGNSPGPGKFPGFPNSSSSHQTKSLDSIPDFPGNSPGPAQFPNFPNSKLPSPLDSKPFPGSQNSKLPPNFPKFPNSLNNNVFKKYDSNNPYAPAGAFNSRLTPKIGTPVGPAGMSTPLLPQTSDNLLNGPDTSKLPLSPPNSPLSSTINTEVDNSLSINSSPDSQFPNGIPTPESLQQPLNTPSPTLADITSSDSPLNSPIPTSTDIHENLSSINDSQSISPSPIDNIQPITPNLLHDNLTSNDISQPSPTIPGPSSGLPNYPLDVNSPIQPSNLSVNSLDNNVPIEFPSDISNQTSELYDSSTNSHPSSPYDSLPKSPENDILNGLHPNMPSQISEFHDASNLHPASPYDSYPVPTVSSADLPLDNNLPTIPSDSLHAPGPQIPSSGLPFDSPTGPYSSTHNPMPDSISEIDSPFSNLQPQQPYDILKNSPNYDDIPTPDTPYDTDLHPDDLTPSPNQYPTQILESMDSDQNGEISPEEIQESNIPSTPSTLHPMDLNQDGFISPEEILQSNNHSPTTSESIDFDQNGLISPEEILDSNYPTPTTPGSIDLDQNGFVSTDEILDSNYPTPTTPGSIDLDQNGFVSTDEILESSSPLPTSPTLSSLDNTEQLEILDSPYLPPGYKDSMILPDEISPIDQMNSPFLPPGYKNTMNLPDKISPIDQITPPYEQSPPLPYEQSPPLYQPNLGSPRPRISPYDKLPRPHQVYPPKPTYPDYNKPPFGPKHPLPFENNFPSPPMSPYHPKYPPYPTKYPPYPPYLTPNGFDYPPLSAPPYYSSPYSRPIIPTPYGYPGSFLQPSSPLNHPLMPGFYNPSSPFSPRNPLLNRPPYPYPESPFDAPPRPHYIPKDWSRIPISKGSQYPPNTLPSTTPGSLESLPYNQPLANSPADSLLPQSPDNYPLSPLSPADLDSSPYSSPSTILPADSLQLQSPDNYQLPPISPSDLDSLPYNQPLTYSPTDSLLPESPSDFYSPDLSSRQPLDNSPYSLPGSPQITPDVMPTNSLDLNNSPFTSPDSSPYPSQDLNTNLPSVTPTYPSDTLPTSSSSMDDEIFDVLKQTYERTNADYQLLSNSIYPRDISINFDSMTDEELTYNFVILGSSPAALSALKTLLDTGKSVLLIERGNLPPHISKSLYYRPKILQSDYVRKIKASAPHCDTEKIIYVPNVLGEESTYDSNVWDYGVKSKYMKWGKLGKKWTWNNIMEYFTDGYDQPNTCSIPVTTEIENTRAVNAVTSIFNDAGLYRTEYQKGKRVEGLTVFPYLHENGNNVVLAEKIFQQLTSFSNIQLALETTPESIVFDNIGKAIGVVVKTPCEKTRTISIIDELIIGSNPVDAVQFLYQSGIGDHDRLQQLNIPTQINLPYVGKELAITPLHFGVIYLFPQGTLLSETESDFAGTDYLFGKYGLPSALNVDYLKAALNIYGAHEANVIFNFRVFSKSMSERLRSYIERLQHIDIKIKDFLTNLCQEYDLLLAVPQLTNVLSRGEILIDNSSGVFEALVDTGMYRSKRDITIMQKALKVLKSIAETEAFKSLNGKVVQIPVEQCGEPDFSTEYNKCSIRYLSLPNLHYSGGTIMGVSPLTSVVNEDLLVHGTKNVRIFSASVVPYGTSTDSCAVSSVIGNLGAHILRQNYFQ; the protein is encoded by the exons CTCCAAGATTCCAATTCTTATTCATCAAATAACAGTGTTTCTGGTTCGAATTCCAATATTGTTGCCACGGATGGATTCATTTCTCAGTCCGAGTCGAATTTCGAATCGTCGTCATCGACAACTGCGGAATCTGACACTTCTGTTACAGCCACACCAAATGGCACAGTAATGGCCTCGACGACATCTTCATCTACATCGTCAACATCTTCGAGTGCAACTACCAGTCGCTCAGTTAGTGGACAGTTTTTGGATACCGGTGAGGCAGATATAAGTTTCCAAGATGAAGATTTTCCTCTTTTTGATTCATCGCATGAAATGCCATCATTGGATTCGATCCCCGATTTTCCAGGAAATTCTCCAGGACCTGGGAAATTTCCAGGATTCCCTAATTCGAGTTCATCTCATCAAACAAAATCTTTGGATTCAATTCCCGATTTTCCTGGTAACTCTCCAGGACCTGCTCAGTTCCCAAATTTCCCGAATTCAAAACTGCCATCTCCTTTAGATTCTAAACCGTTTCCAggatctcaaaattcaaaacttcctccaaatttccccaaatttccaaattctttAAATAATAATGTATTCAAAAAGTATGATTCCAACAATCCATATGCACCAGCAGGAGCGTTCAATTCGAGACTTactccaaaaattggcactccAGTAGGACCTGCTGGTATGAGTACACCACTTTTGCCCCAGACAAGCGATAACCTTCTCAACGGTCCAGATACTTCAAAACTCCCTCTTTCACCTCCAAATTCTCCTTTGAGTTCCACAATAAACACGGAAGTGGATAATTCCCTGTCTATAAATTCATCACCAGATAGTCAGTTTCCAAATGGTATTCCAACTCCTGAATCCCTTCAGCAACCTTTAAACACACCATCTCCAACTTTGGCTGATATAACATCGAGTGATAGTCCACTCAATTCACCTATCCCAACCTCAACTGATATCCATGAAAATTTGAGTTCGATCAATGATTCTCAATCAATATCCCCATCACCTATTGATAACATTCAACCTATCACTCCTAATTTGTTACATGATAATCTAACATCAAATGATATTTCTCAACCTAGTCCAACTATTCCAGGACCAAGTTCAGGTTTACCAAATTACCCATTAGATGTCAACTCACCCATTCAACCCTCCAATCTTTCAGTGAATTCTCTTGACAACAATGTCCCAATAGAATTCCCTTCAGATATATCTAATCAGACCTCAGAGCTCTATGATTCTTCAACCAATTCGCACCCATCTTCTCCTTATGACTCTTTGCCAAAATCCCCAGAAAATGATATTCTCAATGGATTACACCCCAACATGCCTagtcaaatttcagaatttcatgaCGCTTCAAATCTCCACCCTGCCTCTCCTTATGACTCGTATCCAGTTCCTACAGTTTCTTCAGCAGATCTGCCTTTAGACAATAACCTTCCAACAATCCCATCTGATTCTCTTCATGCCCCGGGTCCACAAATTCCATCATCTGGCCTACCTTTTGATAGTCCAACTGGGCCATACAGTTCAACACATAATCCAATGCCAGATAGCATCAGTGAAATTGATTCACctttttcaaatcttcaacCTCAACAGCCATAtgatatattgaaaaattcgcccAATTATGATGATATTCCAACTCCTGACACACCTTATGATACTGATTTGCATCCTGATGATCTCACTCCATCACCAAACCAATATCCTACACAAATTCTGGAATCCATGGATTCTGaccaaaatggtgaaatttcacCGGAGGAGATACAAGAATCAAATATCCCATCTACACCATCAACTTTACACCCAATGGATTTAAATCAAGATGGTTTCATTTCTCCAGAAGAAATACTACAGTCGAATAATCATAGCCCAACAACTTCAGAATCAATTGACTTTGATCAGAATGGCTTGATTTCCCCAGAAGAAATACTTGATTCAAACTATCCTACACCAACAACTCCAGGATCAATTGATTTGGACCAGAATGGCTTTGTTTCAACAGATGAAATACTTGATTCAAACTATCCTACACCAACAACTCCAGGATCAATTGATTTGGACCAGAATGGCTTTGTCTCAACAGATGAAATATTGGAATCAAGCAGTCCTTTACCAACATCACCTACATTATCTTCATTAGACAATACAGAACAGTTGGAAATTTTAGATTCACCATACCTCCCCCCTGG GTATAAAGATTCAATGATTTTACcagatgaaatttcaccaattgaTCAAATGAATTCACCATTCCTCCCCCCTGG GTATAAAAATACAATGAATTTACcagataaaatttcaccaattgaTCAAATAACACCACCTTATGAACAATCACCACCACTTCCTTATGAACAATCACCACCATTGTACCAACCAAATCTTGg ATCACCGAGACCAAGAATATCACCATATGATAAACTTCCAAGACCACACCAAGTGTATCCACCAAAACCAACATATCCTGATTACAATAAACCACCTTTTGGTCCCAAACATCCTCTTccttttgaaaacaatttcccATCACCACCCATGAGTCCTTATCATCCCAAATATCCTCCATACCCAACAAAATATCCTCCATACCCGCCATACTTAACACCTAATGGCTTTGATTATCCCCCTCTCTCTGCTCCTCCTTATTACTCATCTCCCTACAGTAGACCAATAATACCAACACCATATGGTTATCCAGGAAGCTTTTTACAACCATCATCCCCATTGAATCATCCATTAATGCCAGGTTTTTACAACCCATCATCTCCGTTTTCACCAAGAAATCCTCTTCTGAATAGACCTCCATACCCTTATCCAGAATCACCATTTGATGCACCACCAAGGCCACATTATATACCAAAAGACTGGTCAagaattccaatttcaaaaggATCTCAATATCCACCAAATACTTTACCATCAACAACTCCAGGTAGTTTGGAATCTCTGCCATATAACCAGCCGTTGGCAAATTCACCAGCAGACTCCTTATTACCACAATCACCAGATAATTATCCATTGTCACCATTATCTCCAGCTGATTTAGATTCTTCACCATATAGTTCACCTTCAACCATCTTACCTGCAGATTCCTTACAACTACAATCACCAGATAATTATCAGTTGCCTCCAATATCTCCGTCTGATTTGGATTCTTTGCCATACAATCAGCCCCTGACTTATTCACCCACAGATTCTTTGCTACCAGAATCACCAAGTGATTTTTATTCACCGGATTTATCTTCAAGGCAACCTTTAGACAATTCACCTTATAGCCTACCAGGTTCTCCGCAAATTACTCCAGATGTTATGCCCACCAATTCCTTGGATTTAAACAACTCTCCATTCACATCACCGGATTCATCGCCATATCCCTCTCAAGATTTGAACACAAATTTGCCCTCAGTAACACCAACTTATCCATCAGACACACTACCCACTTCTTCTAGCAGTATGGATGATGAAATATTTGATGTTCTGAAACAAACATATGAGCGTACAAATGCTGATTACCAATTATTGTCAAACTCAATTTATCCAAGGGACATCTCtatcaattttgattcaatgacAGATGAAGAATTGACTtacaattttgtgattttgggAAGCAGTCCTGCTGCATTATCTGCCTTGAAAACGCTATTGGATACTGGAAAATCAGTTTTACTCATTGAAAGAGGCAACTTGCCACCTCATATCAGCAAGAGCTTATACTACAGGCCAAAAATATTGCAATCAGATTATGTCCGCAAAATTAAAGCATCAGCTCCTCACTGCGATACAGAAAAAATCATATATGTTCCAAATGTTCTTGGTGAAGAGTCAACTTATGATTCAAATGTATGGGACTATGGAGTAAAAAGCAAGTACATGAAATGGggaaaacttggtaaaaaatgGACATGGAACAACATTATGGAATATTTCACTGATGGTTATGATCAACCAAACACTTGCTCAATACCAGTCAccactgaaattgaaaacacaagAGCTGTGAATGCAGTGACCAGCATTTTTAATGATGCTGGATTATACAGAACAGAGTATCAGAAAGGCAAGAGGGTAGAGGGTTTGACTGTGTTTCCTTACCTGcatgaaaatggaaataatgTAGTATTAgctgagaaaattttccaacagctGACAAGTTTTTCCAACATTCAATTAGCATTAGAAACTACACCTGAAAGTATAGTTTTTGACAACATTGGAAAAGCTATTGGAGTTGTTGTGAAAACTCCATGCGAAAAAACTAGAACAATTTCAATCATTGATGAACTCATCATCGGAAGCAATCCGGTGGATGCAGTACAGTTCCTTTATCAATCTGGAATTGGTGATCACGATAGATTACAACAATTGAATATACCCACACAAATCAATTTACCATATGTTGGTAAAGAGCTGGCAATAACACCATTACATTTTGGTGTAATTTATCTGTTTCCTCAAGGTACTTTACTAAGTGAAACAGAATCAGATTTTGCAGGTACAGATTACCTATTTGGCAAATATGGATTGCCATCAGCATTAAATGTGGATTATTTGAAGGCAGCTCTGAATATTTATGGAGCTCATGAAgcaaatgtaattttcaattttagggtGTTCTCTAAATCAATGTCTGAAAGGTTAAGAAGTTATATTGAACGTTTGCAGCACATTGatataaaaatcaaagattttttgaccaacttaTGTCAAGAATATGACTTACTGTTGGCAGTGCCACAATTGACCAATGTCCTTAGTAGGGGTGAAATTTTAATAGACAATTCAAGTGGAGTATTCGAAGCTCTGGTGGACACTGGAATGTATAGAAGCAAACGTGATATAACAATAATGCAAAAagctttgaaagttttaaaatccaTTGCAGAGACTGAAGCATTTAAATCATTGAATGGTAAAGTAGTTCAAATACCAGTTGAGCAGTGTGGGGAACCAGATTTTTCCACAGAATATAACAAGTGCTCTATTAGATACTTGTCATTACCAAACTTACACTATTCTGGTGGGACGATTATGGGAGTGAGTCCACTAACATCAGTGGTAAATGAAGATTTGCTGGTTCATGGAACAAAGAATGTGAGGATTTTTAGTGCAAGTGTAGTACCTTATGGTACTTCTACTGATAGTTGTGCTGTTAGTAGTGTGATAGGTAATTTAGGAGCTCATATCCTTCGTCAAAACTATTTCCAATAG